The following proteins are encoded in a genomic region of Devosia lucknowensis:
- a CDS encoding ABC transporter substrate-binding protein, whose translation MFTTSLKALFIAIVVASLAAVPVLAQSDRPFRLIVTHLEPPLVPNSVMDLAVTLGYFEREGVDVELVRVQQTPSALAALQAGEGEMANIGVDALLLAYASGADDLRAVTSPNTSLPFLIASKDNIADVADLAGARFGVGRIGSIDHSLSNLVLTELGGDLDASQVVSLGQPNVRAQALIAGQIDATTLSIGTWASLPDITGLHILVEAADYYAAAPLVNKVNVVPQTVLDTRFDEVVAVVRALIRISRDMADDPKKWVEAMERVLPGTDRALLEGLAPRFATSWAVNGGMSAQDLRQTSTWMQQTEDFSAISVPPLADWADFRAVDAALATLGIEDGLDRADR comes from the coding sequence ATGTTCACCACATCCCTCAAAGCCTTGTTCATCGCCATTGTTGTGGCGTCTCTTGCGGCCGTGCCGGTGCTGGCGCAATCCGACCGGCCATTTCGGCTCATAGTGACGCATCTGGAGCCGCCGCTGGTCCCGAACTCCGTCATGGACCTGGCGGTTACACTGGGCTACTTCGAGCGCGAAGGCGTGGACGTTGAACTGGTGCGCGTCCAGCAGACACCGTCGGCACTGGCCGCGCTGCAGGCGGGCGAGGGCGAGATGGCCAATATCGGCGTCGACGCATTGCTGCTGGCCTATGCCTCGGGCGCCGATGACCTGAGGGCGGTGACGTCGCCGAACACCTCCCTGCCCTTCCTGATCGCGTCTAAGGACAACATAGCTGATGTCGCCGATCTCGCCGGTGCCCGCTTTGGTGTCGGACGGATCGGCAGCATCGATCATTCGCTATCCAACCTCGTGCTCACCGAACTGGGCGGCGACCTGGATGCATCACAGGTCGTCAGCCTCGGACAGCCGAATGTGCGGGCTCAGGCCCTGATTGCCGGACAGATCGACGCGACCACACTCTCGATCGGCACATGGGCATCCCTACCCGATATCACCGGCCTGCATATCCTTGTCGAAGCAGCGGACTATTACGCAGCCGCTCCGCTGGTAAACAAGGTGAATGTCGTTCCCCAGACCGTCCTCGACACCAGGTTCGACGAGGTGGTCGCAGTCGTCCGCGCGCTGATCCGCATCAGCCGTGACATGGCTGACGATCCGAAGAAATGGGTCGAGGCAATGGAACGCGTACTGCCCGGCACCGACAGGGCCCTTCTCGAGGGCCTTGCGCCCCGGTTTGCCACAAGCTGGGCCGTCAACGGCGGCATGAGTGCGCAAGATCTGCGGCAGACGTCAACCTGGATGCAGCAGACCGAGGACTTCTCTGCAATCTCGGTGCCCCCTCTCGCGGACTGGGCGGACTTTCGTGCCGTGGATGCGGCCTTGGCTACGCTGGGGATCGAGGACGGCCTGGATCGCGCCGATCGATGA
- a CDS encoding ABC transporter permease, with protein sequence MRREGTSDTLTVALARLGVFVVLICLWWVASQTVSRNLIPTPLDTALAAGRLWAEGKLPAALGTSLTTYLGGVTIAVAVGLPLGVLMGAFGLLGRTLEIYIYGLAATPRVAFIPLVIVLLGLGLEAKLFIVFLGAIMPIVINTYAGVRQADADLVEMARSVGAGRARIFRAIVLPGAVPYILTGLRIGATIGLINTVVAELYTAVSGLGGLLALYGNSFRMAEYFVIVLTLACVGVVVTELLRLLEARLTRWST encoded by the coding sequence ATGAGGCGAGAAGGAACGAGCGACACACTCACCGTCGCCTTGGCCCGCCTCGGCGTATTCGTCGTTCTCATCTGCCTGTGGTGGGTCGCGTCGCAGACAGTCAGTCGCAACCTGATCCCGACGCCGCTCGACACGGCTCTCGCCGCGGGACGTCTCTGGGCCGAGGGCAAATTGCCGGCGGCCCTGGGGACGAGCCTCACCACCTATCTCGGTGGCGTCACGATTGCGGTGGCGGTGGGCCTGCCTCTCGGCGTCCTCATGGGAGCCTTCGGGCTTCTGGGTCGAACGCTTGAAATCTACATCTATGGTTTGGCAGCGACACCTCGTGTCGCCTTTATACCCCTGGTCATCGTGCTCCTCGGGCTCGGCCTCGAGGCCAAGCTCTTCATTGTGTTTTTAGGCGCCATCATGCCAATCGTCATCAATACCTACGCCGGCGTGCGACAGGCAGATGCGGATCTCGTGGAAATGGCGCGGTCGGTCGGCGCCGGACGTGCCCGCATCTTTCGCGCTATCGTCCTGCCCGGCGCAGTACCCTATATCCTTACGGGATTGCGCATTGGCGCCACGATCGGTCTCATCAACACGGTCGTCGCCGAACTCTACACCGCCGTGAGCGGCCTTGGCGGGCTGCTCGCACTCTATGGGAACAGTTTCCGCATGGCCGAGTATTTCGTCATCGTCCTGACGCTTGCCTGCGTCGGCGTCGTCGTCACCGAATTGCTCCGCCTGCTCGAAGCGCGCCTTACGCGCTGGTCAACCTGA
- a CDS encoding MFS transporter gives MTKTSRDHFPRSTFPRLLGYPGFAAFWLADSLSNVGIFVFTLSLQLLLIDVMSAGPLEIGWVRSAQWLPSLLFGLAAGVVIDRLPRKRLLITADLISCALLLLIAALAMTGHLNPILLAALVFGLGTAAVFQGGAHQSFLADMLPTELLTAGNVKLSQTYTAAQTLGPLLGGLLVRTVGAPLALLANALSYGASALLLMRVPQPTRHVPPQTRSLAVELREGISWVYGHRLLAPYAWCLHLWFIGNAIAGTIFVFHATSLGLNPAQIGLTLACAGLAGIAGAALAEPISRRIGWGIAILSADFITGAAWILAAFSQMDFALPILCAAQFIYGFGLGMRGPLEMTLRNTLTPSALRGRMNTTIRSINWGLIAVAAPLGGWVATRIGTGPTLSLAGAIMIGTGLALLASPFRGASISDANSAG, from the coding sequence ATGACCAAGACCAGTCGCGATCACTTCCCTCGCTCGACCTTCCCAAGACTGCTCGGCTATCCCGGTTTCGCAGCATTTTGGTTGGCGGACAGCCTTTCCAATGTCGGCATCTTCGTTTTTACACTGTCGCTTCAATTGCTGCTCATCGACGTGATGAGCGCCGGGCCGCTCGAGATCGGCTGGGTCCGGTCCGCGCAATGGCTTCCGTCTCTGTTGTTCGGGCTTGCCGCCGGCGTTGTGATCGACCGGCTGCCCAGAAAGCGGCTGCTGATCACTGCGGATTTGATCAGTTGCGCCTTGCTTCTGCTCATTGCCGCCCTGGCGATGACGGGGCACCTCAACCCGATTTTGCTCGCAGCCCTTGTCTTTGGTCTCGGCACTGCTGCGGTCTTTCAAGGCGGTGCCCACCAGTCCTTTCTGGCCGACATGCTGCCGACCGAGCTGCTGACCGCGGGCAATGTGAAATTGAGCCAGACTTACACCGCCGCCCAAACATTGGGTCCCCTACTCGGCGGGTTGCTTGTTCGCACCGTCGGTGCGCCACTGGCATTGCTCGCGAATGCCCTGTCCTATGGCGCATCCGCGCTGCTGTTGATGCGCGTGCCCCAACCCACACGGCACGTGCCGCCCCAAACGCGGTCGCTCGCTGTGGAGCTTCGGGAGGGGATATCCTGGGTCTATGGCCACCGTCTGCTCGCACCCTATGCCTGGTGTCTCCATCTCTGGTTCATCGGGAACGCGATTGCGGGCACGATTTTCGTTTTCCACGCGACCAGCCTGGGCCTCAATCCGGCTCAGATTGGCTTGACGCTGGCATGCGCCGGTCTGGCTGGTATTGCGGGAGCCGCATTGGCCGAGCCGATATCGCGCAGGATCGGCTGGGGGATTGCGATCCTGAGCGCTGATTTCATCACGGGTGCAGCGTGGATTCTGGCTGCATTTTCACAGATGGATTTTGCTTTGCCGATACTATGCGCGGCACAGTTCATCTACGGCTTCGGGCTTGGAATGCGCGGCCCGCTCGAGATGACTCTGCGCAATACGCTGACGCCTTCGGCGTTGCGCGGGCGCATGAACACAACGATCCGTTCCATCAACTGGGGCTTAATCGCGGTCGCCGCGCCGCTCGGGGGCTGGGTCGCGACCCGGATCGGAACAGGCCCAACGCTTTCACTTGCGGGCGCCATCATGATCGGAACCGGCTTGGCATTGCTTGCGTCCCCTTTTCGCGGGGCTTCGATCAGCGACGCGAATTCGGCTGGCTAG
- a CDS encoding DUF2267 domain-containing protein has protein sequence MTNPRDVKYANQSIARWQDALKQRALLETNNIAFACLRGFLHEIRARLSVDDIARFGNRLPAVQRGVFYQDWLPAPPVPCVSLGEFETALAQRLLPHIHMPENISGDVLWVIKTESEPFEAAQLRKVLPYPLQDLWDGL, from the coding sequence ATGACAAATCCTCGCGACGTCAAATATGCCAACCAAAGCATTGCGCGATGGCAGGATGCGTTGAAACAACGAGCACTGCTGGAAACCAACAATATCGCATTTGCCTGCTTGCGCGGTTTTCTGCACGAAATCAGAGCGCGCTTGAGCGTCGACGACATCGCTCGTTTTGGTAATCGCCTGCCCGCCGTCCAGCGCGGTGTATTCTATCAGGACTGGCTGCCAGCCCCGCCTGTGCCCTGCGTGTCGCTCGGCGAATTCGAGACGGCCCTGGCGCAAAGGCTGCTGCCCCATATCCACATGCCGGAAAACATTTCCGGTGACGTGCTTTGGGTAATCAAAACCGAAAGCGAACCTTTTGAAGCTGCCCAATTGCGCAAGGTCCTGCCATATCCATTGCAGGACCTGTGGGACGGACTGTGA
- a CDS encoding EAL domain-containing protein: MAVIDFFFMAHEPGLIVLAAAICLISSYACIGLLRHARRAGGHMRNVWTGVAAAAVGFGIWATHFVAVLAYRPGFTLHYDLGLTLLSMLVAIVVCGTGIAMAIRGENRRDQFLGGAVVGLAISSMHYIGMASLIMGGRLQWNPALVSLSILAGIVLGGLAFTTGMGGNIRRTLSGALLLTLAICAMHFTAMAAADFTLCFPLLADGELNGFWMSILLTVISLILLGLALGSSVLDEADRRRTQREQERELRDAAQILAVTQKLELAMTHMAQGLGLYGADGRLQLYNQRFPSLLGMDAANDLTGSSFRETCRRTIVAAGIVPELVDERVEATLATHGPLIAGGGEIVIPFAEDRVLQVSHSPVGDGSWVTTVDDITERHRSQRAIAHLARHDGLTGLPNRARYHESFELALEKAGEVRGKVAIIAIDLDHFKEINDNHGHAAGDLVLKTLASRFNAVLREGETVARLGGDEFAAIKVFASMDGLRDFLGRLEEALTRPVDNDGITIATGGSIGVAVWPDDGRDISKLMSNADLAMYRAKAEFDRRICYYERDMDEQARERRDMARDLWTAVENDGFHLAYQVQKSVATSEITGYEVLLRWNRPGYGEVSPADFIPVAEECGAINAIGVWVLKVACLEAASWPEPFKIAVNVSGLQLSQIELIATVRNTLLMSGLAPHRLELEVTETSIIGDKQRALHILRQIKALGVSIAIDDFGTGYSSLETLRAFPFDKIKLDRSFMSEVESNEQSKAIVRAILALGRSLSVPVLAEGVETSAQLDVLRKEGCTEAQGFLLGRPGAIDWSDRLELGMRA, translated from the coding sequence TTGGCGGTCATCGACTTCTTTTTCATGGCGCACGAGCCTGGCCTGATCGTGCTCGCCGCCGCGATTTGCCTGATTTCTTCGTATGCCTGCATAGGCCTTCTGCGTCACGCCCGGCGTGCCGGCGGACACATGCGAAATGTCTGGACCGGCGTTGCGGCTGCAGCAGTCGGTTTTGGTATCTGGGCAACCCACTTCGTCGCCGTGCTGGCATACCGCCCCGGGTTTACCCTGCACTACGACCTCGGCCTCACGCTTCTTTCCATGCTTGTCGCTATTGTTGTGTGCGGCACCGGCATCGCGATGGCCATTCGTGGCGAGAACCGGCGCGATCAGTTCCTTGGTGGCGCCGTGGTGGGTCTTGCCATCTCGTCGATGCACTATATCGGCATGGCGTCGCTGATCATGGGCGGCCGGCTGCAATGGAATCCGGCGTTGGTTTCGCTGTCCATCCTTGCAGGGATAGTTTTGGGCGGCCTTGCCTTCACGACTGGCATGGGTGGCAATATCCGACGTACGCTGAGCGGCGCCCTGCTGCTTACATTGGCTATCTGCGCCATGCATTTCACCGCCATGGCCGCCGCCGATTTCACTCTCTGCTTTCCGTTGCTGGCCGATGGCGAGCTCAACGGGTTCTGGATGTCGATCCTGCTCACGGTGATTTCGCTGATCCTCCTTGGCCTGGCACTCGGGAGTTCGGTGCTGGACGAAGCGGATCGTCGCCGCACCCAACGCGAACAGGAACGCGAATTGCGCGACGCTGCTCAAATCCTTGCTGTGACGCAGAAGCTCGAGCTGGCTATGACGCACATGGCGCAGGGTCTGGGGCTTTACGGCGCCGATGGACGCCTGCAGCTTTACAACCAGCGGTTTCCGTCATTGCTGGGCATGGATGCCGCGAACGATCTTACCGGGTCGAGCTTTCGTGAAACGTGCCGAAGAACCATCGTCGCCGCGGGTATAGTGCCGGAACTGGTCGACGAACGCGTCGAAGCGACCTTGGCAACCCACGGGCCGCTGATCGCTGGCGGCGGTGAAATCGTCATACCCTTTGCCGAAGACAGGGTCCTCCAGGTGAGCCATAGCCCGGTGGGCGATGGCTCCTGGGTGACGACCGTAGACGACATTACCGAGCGGCACCGCTCGCAGCGCGCCATCGCTCACTTGGCGAGGCATGATGGTTTGACCGGCCTTCCCAACCGGGCGCGCTATCACGAATCTTTCGAATTGGCGCTTGAGAAGGCAGGCGAGGTTCGCGGCAAAGTAGCGATCATCGCGATCGACCTCGATCACTTCAAGGAAATCAACGACAACCACGGACACGCCGCCGGCGACCTTGTGCTGAAGACGCTCGCCAGTCGCTTCAATGCTGTTCTGCGCGAAGGGGAAACCGTTGCGCGCCTGGGCGGCGACGAGTTCGCTGCCATCAAGGTCTTCGCCAGCATGGATGGTCTGCGTGACTTCCTGGGACGACTGGAAGAAGCCTTGACGCGTCCGGTCGACAACGACGGCATCACAATAGCTACGGGCGGCAGCATCGGCGTCGCTGTGTGGCCCGATGATGGGCGCGATATTTCCAAGCTGATGAGCAATGCCGATCTTGCCATGTATCGGGCAAAAGCCGAATTCGATCGGCGCATCTGCTACTATGAGCGGGACATGGACGAGCAGGCGCGCGAACGCCGCGACATGGCGCGTGATCTGTGGACTGCCGTCGAGAATGACGGCTTCCACCTTGCCTATCAAGTGCAAAAGTCCGTCGCGACCAGCGAGATCACCGGCTACGAAGTGCTGCTCCGTTGGAACCGGCCCGGATATGGCGAAGTGTCGCCGGCGGACTTCATTCCGGTGGCCGAAGAGTGTGGGGCCATCAACGCCATCGGCGTCTGGGTTCTCAAGGTGGCGTGTCTCGAGGCGGCGTCATGGCCCGAGCCGTTCAAGATCGCCGTCAACGTCTCCGGTCTGCAACTCTCGCAGATCGAGCTGATCGCTACCGTTCGCAACACGTTGCTGATGTCCGGACTTGCGCCGCATCGCCTCGAGCTCGAAGTCACCGAGACATCCATCATTGGCGACAAGCAGCGCGCGCTGCATATCCTGCGCCAGATTAAGGCGCTCGGCGTATCCATCGCCATTGACGATTTCGGCACTGGATATTCATCGCTCGAAACCTTGCGCGCCTTCCCATTCGACAAGATCAAGCTCGATCGGTCGTTCATGAGCGAAGTCGAGAGCAACGAGCAGTCCAAGGCCATCGTCCGCGCCATACTCGCGCTGGGTCGCAGCCTCTCCGTCCCGGTTCTGGCAGAAGGCGTCGAGACGAGCGCGCAACTCGACGTTCTGCGCAAGGAAGGCTGTACGGAAGCGCAGGGCTTCCTGTTGGGACGTCCCGGCGCCATCGACTGGAGTGACCGACTTGAGCTGGGGATGCGAGCCTGA
- a CDS encoding LacI family DNA-binding transcriptional regulator, which produces MVTIKEIAAAVGVSSATVSRVLNYDSTLSISNRKRQAIIETAEALNYATPRNRARANQQGLTKVALVHFLAPERELVDPYYVALRLGIERRCAALKIETVKVYHTDAKPDAKLLQEASGTIVIGRHDEDETDWLHRNSRQIVFADHVPYDDQIDSVSADLRAAMEKLLAALAQRGYRRIAYIGWGDRRAQAFVQWMTAAGWFDDRLFRSGDNTEEGGYRLTRDIIAQRRPFDAIVTFNDSMAIGVYRALHEAGLSIPQDIGVASFNDISVAQFLNPPLTTVHLPAEEIGEAAVELLLERVGGRELAKQINLASRIVWRASTRVMPGETA; this is translated from the coding sequence ATGGTAACGATCAAAGAAATAGCGGCTGCTGTGGGCGTTTCGAGCGCCACGGTGTCCCGTGTTCTCAACTACGACTCGACCCTTTCGATCTCCAATCGAAAGCGCCAGGCGATCATCGAGACGGCCGAAGCGCTTAACTATGCAACGCCTCGCAACCGTGCCCGCGCCAACCAGCAAGGCTTGACCAAAGTCGCATTGGTGCATTTCCTGGCGCCCGAACGCGAGCTTGTCGATCCTTACTACGTTGCCTTGCGTCTCGGCATCGAGCGCCGCTGCGCGGCTCTGAAGATCGAGACGGTGAAGGTCTATCACACCGATGCCAAGCCCGATGCGAAGCTGCTTCAGGAGGCATCGGGCACCATCGTCATCGGCCGCCACGATGAGGACGAGACCGATTGGCTGCACCGCAATTCGCGCCAGATCGTCTTTGCCGATCACGTGCCCTACGATGACCAGATCGACTCAGTTTCCGCCGATCTGCGTGCCGCCATGGAGAAGCTGCTGGCAGCGCTCGCCCAGCGTGGTTATCGGCGGATCGCCTATATCGGCTGGGGAGATCGGCGCGCCCAGGCCTTCGTACAGTGGATGACTGCTGCTGGATGGTTCGATGACCGGCTGTTCCGTAGTGGTGACAACACCGAGGAGGGTGGCTACCGCCTGACCCGCGACATCATCGCGCAGCGTCGCCCGTTCGACGCCATCGTCACCTTCAACGACTCCATGGCCATTGGCGTATACCGCGCCTTGCACGAAGCGGGCCTATCGATCCCGCAGGATATTGGCGTCGCGAGTTTCAACGATATCTCGGTCGCGCAATTCCTTAATCCGCCTCTCACGACCGTGCATTTGCCGGCCGAGGAGATTGGCGAGGCTGCGGTCGAACTGTTGCTCGAACGCGTTGGCGGACGGGAATTGGCCAAGCAGATCAATCTGGCATCGCGGATCGTATGGCGCGCCAGTACGCGCGTTATGCCGGGTGAAACCGCGTAG